The following proteins are encoded in a genomic region of Thermococcus henrietii:
- a CDS encoding tungsten cofactor oxidoreductase radical SAM maturase, with protein sequence MEDHHLFDLSDYKVLIPKKPDIHYLYIEITNRCNLRCEMCFKQYWDDPEGDMDWELFLKILDDAEELPELEMIYFGGIGEPTVHPRFMDMAKEVKKRGFALGISTNGFLLTDKRIEELVKLGLDLIYFSIDSVPTQPVDIGHIKPDYTSSRIRKIQEVKRELGSDVPHIGVEVVATKENYRELPEIAHYVGSLGVDTLLISNLIPITKEHAELIVYDGSVDMKPIVDKLEAIYHGYLHKIAEFSLRTERKCEFVDKKVAVVRWDGEVAPCYRFLHTYPEIILGREKKVYAHSFGNVREKSLAEIWTNREYSWFRYVVKNALYPSCTDCPLNESCSFVQDTNYDCWGNTPSCADCLWSRRIVLCPIPEKGMKGFW encoded by the coding sequence ATGGAGGACCACCACCTTTTCGATTTGTCAGACTACAAGGTTCTAATCCCAAAGAAGCCGGACATCCACTACCTCTACATAGAGATAACCAACCGCTGTAACCTGCGTTGCGAGATGTGCTTCAAGCAGTACTGGGACGACCCAGAGGGCGACATGGACTGGGAGCTGTTCCTCAAGATTCTCGACGACGCCGAAGAGCTCCCCGAGCTGGAGATGATTTACTTCGGCGGAATCGGCGAGCCGACGGTTCACCCGCGCTTCATGGACATGGCGAAGGAGGTTAAAAAGCGCGGTTTTGCCCTTGGAATAAGCACCAACGGCTTTCTGCTCACCGACAAGCGTATCGAAGAGCTCGTAAAGCTCGGCCTCGACCTCATATACTTTTCCATTGACTCCGTGCCGACTCAGCCCGTTGACATCGGCCACATAAAGCCCGACTACACCAGCTCGCGCATAAGGAAGATTCAGGAAGTTAAGCGAGAGCTCGGAAGCGACGTTCCCCACATCGGCGTCGAGGTGGTTGCAACCAAGGAGAACTACAGGGAACTGCCGGAGATAGCTCACTACGTCGGTTCCCTCGGCGTTGACACTTTGCTTATCTCAAACCTGATTCCAATCACCAAGGAGCACGCGGAGCTGATAGTCTACGACGGTTCCGTTGACATGAAGCCAATCGTTGACAAGCTTGAGGCGATATACCACGGCTACCTTCACAAGATAGCGGAGTTCTCCCTGAGGACCGAGCGCAAGTGCGAGTTCGTTGACAAGAAGGTGGCGGTCGTTAGGTGGGACGGCGAAGTTGCTCCCTGCTATCGCTTCCTGCACACCTATCCCGAGATAATCCTCGGCAGGGAGAAGAAGGTCTACGCGCACTCCTTCGGCAACGTCCGCGAGAAGAGCCTGGCGGAGATATGGACAAACAGGGAATACAGCTGGTTCCGCTACGTTGTCAAAAACGCCCTCTACCCGAGCTGTACCGACTGCCCGCTGAACGAGTCCTGCTCCTTTGTGCAGGATACGAACTACGACTGCTGGGGCAACACGCCAAGCTGTGCCGACTGCCTGTGGT
- a CDS encoding putative RNA uridine N3 methyltransferase gives MAWHVFIPDSLLEETDNPKIRTYKVGQVARACAIFGVEHIWIYRAGGRDGKFIKTVLEYMETPQYLRKRLFPLMPELKYVGVVPPLRTPHHKLKGKPKVGEIREGYAFRKGRRIYADIGLDELALVGGNVEGRATFRIVSTRPLKVVPAKPVEYWGYKVHLSGKPLAKTLKKAHLDLAIATSRKGRDVRKVNLPPLEGEVGIVFGSPRKGVMELLGGEYEFDFVLNTIPNQKTKTVRTEEALLATLAIFNLMRRD, from the coding sequence ATGGCCTGGCACGTCTTCATTCCCGATTCCCTCCTTGAGGAAACCGACAACCCAAAAATCCGGACGTACAAGGTTGGGCAGGTTGCGAGGGCCTGCGCAATCTTCGGCGTCGAGCACATCTGGATTTACAGGGCAGGCGGAAGGGACGGGAAGTTCATAAAAACGGTCCTTGAGTACATGGAAACACCGCAGTACCTCAGAAAGAGGCTGTTTCCCCTGATGCCCGAGCTCAAGTACGTGGGCGTCGTCCCCCCGCTCAGGACGCCACATCACAAGCTCAAGGGAAAACCAAAGGTCGGGGAAATCCGCGAGGGCTACGCCTTCCGGAAGGGAAGGAGAATCTACGCGGACATCGGGCTCGACGAGCTGGCGCTCGTTGGGGGGAACGTCGAAGGCAGGGCAACGTTCAGAATCGTGTCAACGAGGCCCCTCAAGGTCGTCCCGGCGAAGCCGGTTGAATACTGGGGATACAAAGTTCACCTGAGCGGGAAGCCCCTGGCGAAAACACTTAAAAAGGCTCACCTGGATTTGGCAATCGCGACCTCGAGGAAGGGTCGCGACGTGAGAAAGGTCAACCTTCCCCCGCTCGAAGGGGAGGTTGGTATTGTCTTTGGCTCGCCGAGGAAAGGCGTCATGGAGCTCCTCGGCGGAGAGTACGAGTTCGACTTCGTGCTCAACACGATTCCGAATCAGAAGACTAAAACCGTCCGCACCGAGGAGGCGCTCCTCGCCACGCTGGCGATATTCAATCTCATGAGGAGGGATTGA
- a CDS encoding 50S ribosomal protein L3 gives MGKVHRPRRGSLAFSPRKRARSVVPRIKKWPKDSEVRMLGFAGYKAGMTHILMIDDSPGLTKGKEIFVPVTIVEVPPLFVYGIRAYKQGYLGLETATEVWFHELNDNVKRRIKTLPKNYDEEAFKAKLGQLEDLVNDGEIVDVRLLVHTQPWLIKLKKKPEVMEYAIGGDDVKAKFDYAKEKIGKELRASEVLHEGELLDVIAVTKGKGTQGPVKRWGVKVQFHKAQRAGKGRHIGNLGPWHPARVMWTVPQAGQMGFHHRTEFNKRLIAIGENGKLVLNGNEIEITPKGGFPHYGIVRSDFLMIEGSVPGSFKRIIRVRPAIRPPKKKPPVERPQITYVSRESKQ, from the coding sequence ATGGGAAAGGTTCACAGACCAAGGAGAGGTTCACTCGCCTTCAGCCCAAGGAAAAGGGCTAGGAGTGTAGTCCCGAGAATCAAGAAGTGGCCAAAGGACAGTGAGGTCAGGATGCTGGGCTTTGCTGGCTACAAGGCCGGAATGACCCACATCCTCATGATAGACGACAGCCCCGGGCTCACCAAGGGCAAGGAGATATTCGTGCCCGTGACCATAGTTGAGGTTCCGCCTCTCTTCGTCTACGGAATCAGGGCCTACAAGCAGGGCTACCTTGGCCTTGAGACCGCTACGGAGGTCTGGTTCCACGAGCTCAACGACAACGTCAAGAGGCGCATAAAGACCCTGCCGAAGAACTACGACGAGGAGGCCTTCAAGGCCAAGCTCGGTCAGCTTGAGGACCTCGTCAACGACGGTGAGATTGTCGACGTCAGGCTTCTCGTCCACACCCAGCCCTGGCTCATCAAGCTCAAGAAGAAGCCGGAGGTTATGGAGTACGCCATCGGTGGCGACGACGTCAAGGCCAAGTTCGACTACGCCAAGGAGAAGATAGGCAAGGAGCTCCGCGCGAGCGAGGTTCTTCACGAGGGAGAGCTCCTCGACGTCATAGCGGTCACCAAGGGTAAGGGCACCCAGGGCCCGGTCAAGCGCTGGGGAGTCAAGGTCCAGTTCCACAAGGCCCAGAGGGCTGGAAAGGGCAGGCACATCGGTAACCTCGGTCCATGGCACCCGGCGAGGGTCATGTGGACCGTTCCACAGGCCGGTCAGATGGGCTTCCACCACAGGACCGAATTCAACAAGAGGCTCATCGCCATAGGCGAGAACGGAAAGCTTGTGCTCAACGGCAACGAGATTGAGATAACCCCGAAGGGTGGCTTCCCGCACTACGGAATCGTCAGGAGCGACTTCCTCATGATTGAGGGTAGCGTTCCGGGTTCGTTCAAGAGGATAATCCGTGTTAGGCCCGCTATAAGGCCACCCAAGAAGAAGCCACCCGTTGAGAGGCCCCAGATAACCTACGTCAGTAGGGAGTCCAAGCAGTGA
- the rpl4p gene encoding 50S ribosomal protein L4: MKVKVFNLEGEPVEEIELPKVFSTPFRPDLIRRAVIASWTHRIQPQGRDPQAGKRRVTENIGKGHGMARVERIKTPPRFAAFVPFARGGRRTHPPKVEKIIWEDINKKERRLAIMSAIAATANPDLVKARGHVTDNVPAFPLVVVDDLEKVFKTAQTREIFKKLGVWDDIERAKRNTKIRAGKGKMRGRRYKKAKGPLIVVAKNEGIVQGARNHPGVDVVTVDSLGVELLAPGTHPGRLTVWTKGAIERLREIYG; encoded by the coding sequence ATGAAGGTTAAGGTCTTCAACCTCGAAGGCGAGCCCGTTGAGGAGATAGAGCTCCCCAAGGTGTTCAGCACTCCCTTCAGGCCCGACCTCATCAGGAGAGCTGTCATCGCTTCCTGGACCCACAGGATACAGCCCCAGGGAAGGGACCCGCAGGCGGGTAAGAGAAGGGTCACCGAGAACATCGGTAAGGGCCACGGAATGGCGAGGGTTGAGAGGATAAAGACCCCGCCGAGGTTCGCAGCGTTTGTTCCCTTCGCTCGCGGTGGAAGGAGAACCCACCCGCCGAAGGTCGAGAAGATAATCTGGGAGGACATCAACAAGAAGGAGCGCAGGTTGGCAATAATGAGCGCCATAGCGGCAACCGCCAACCCTGACCTCGTGAAGGCGAGGGGACACGTCACCGACAACGTTCCGGCCTTCCCGCTGGTCGTCGTTGACGACCTTGAGAAGGTCTTCAAGACCGCCCAGACCAGGGAGATATTCAAGAAGCTCGGCGTCTGGGACGACATCGAGAGGGCCAAGAGGAACACCAAGATAAGGGCCGGAAAGGGCAAGATGCGCGGAAGGCGCTACAAGAAGGCCAAGGGCCCGCTCATCGTCGTTGCCAAGAACGAGGGAATCGTCCAGGGAGCGAGGAACCACCCGGGCGTTGACGTCGTTACCGTTGACAGCCTCGGCGTTGAGCTTCTCGCGCCCGGAACTCACCCCGGAAGGCTTACGGTCTGGACTAAGGGCGCTATAGAGAGGCTTAGGGAAATCTACGGGTGA
- a CDS encoding 50S ribosomal protein L23, with product MDPYKVIIRPLVTEKAVSLIERENKLTFIVDRRATKADIKRAVEEMFNVKVEKVNTLITMRGEKKAYVKLKPEYDASEIAARLGLF from the coding sequence ATGGACCCCTATAAGGTTATCATAAGGCCGCTCGTTACCGAAAAGGCCGTTTCGCTCATAGAGAGGGAGAACAAGCTCACCTTCATAGTGGACAGGAGAGCCACGAAGGCCGACATCAAGAGGGCCGTGGAAGAGATGTTCAACGTCAAGGTCGAGAAGGTCAACACCCTCATTACCATGAGGGGCGAGAAGAAGGCCTACGTCAAGCTCAAGCCCGAATACGACGCGAGTGAGATTGCCGCAAGGTTGGGATTGTTCTGA
- a CDS encoding 50S ribosomal protein L2, whose product MGKSLIQQRRGKGTTTFRAPSHRYRGAVKYVPLNVVKEKTLRGIVEEILHDPGRTAPVARVKFEDGTKKLILAPEGVLVGQEVYIGPEAPIAIGNTLPLAKIPEGTYVYNIEGVPGDGGKYVRAGGTYALVVSREKDKVIVQLPSGELKQFKPECRATIGVVAGGGRLEKPIVKAGKAYYIAKARNRFWPKPRGVKMNAVNHPHGGKEHHIGRPSTVSRRAPPGRKVGHIAARRTGRRK is encoded by the coding sequence ATGGGAAAGAGTCTCATACAGCAGAGGAGGGGTAAGGGAACCACAACCTTCCGCGCTCCTTCCCACAGGTACAGGGGCGCCGTTAAGTACGTTCCTCTCAACGTCGTGAAGGAGAAGACCCTCAGGGGAATCGTTGAGGAAATCCTCCACGACCCCGGAAGGACTGCTCCCGTCGCTCGCGTTAAGTTCGAGGACGGAACCAAGAAGCTCATCCTCGCTCCGGAAGGAGTTCTCGTCGGCCAGGAGGTCTACATTGGCCCAGAGGCTCCGATAGCGATAGGCAACACCCTCCCGCTCGCCAAGATACCGGAGGGAACCTACGTCTACAACATCGAGGGCGTTCCGGGCGACGGCGGAAAGTACGTCAGGGCTGGAGGAACCTACGCCCTCGTTGTCAGCAGGGAGAAGGACAAGGTCATCGTCCAGCTTCCGAGCGGTGAGCTCAAGCAGTTCAAGCCCGAGTGCAGAGCTACTATCGGTGTCGTTGCAGGCGGTGGAAGGCTCGAGAAGCCAATAGTCAAGGCTGGTAAGGCCTACTACATCGCCAAGGCCAGGAACAGGTTCTGGCCCAAGCCGAGGGGTGTCAAGATGAACGCCGTCAACCACCCGCACGGTGGTAAGGAGCACCACATCGGTAGGCCCTCGACCGTTTCGAGGCGCGCTCCGCCCGGAAGGAAGGTCGGTCACATAGCCGCGAGAAGAACTGGTAGGAGGAAGTGA
- a CDS encoding 30S ribosomal protein S19 — MARKKEFKYRGYTLDELLNMSLEEFAKLLPARQRRSLKRGLSPEQKKLLRKIRLAKKGKYNKPIRTHSRDMIVLPEMVGITIHVYNGKEFVPIEIKEEMIGHYLGEFALTRKIVQHGSPGVGATRSSMFVAIK; from the coding sequence ATGGCGAGAAAGAAGGAGTTTAAGTATAGGGGTTACACGCTCGATGAACTGCTCAACATGTCCCTTGAGGAGTTCGCCAAGCTCCTCCCGGCCAGGCAGAGGAGGAGCCTCAAGAGGGGCCTCTCCCCGGAGCAGAAGAAGCTCCTCAGGAAGATTAGGCTTGCCAAGAAGGGCAAGTACAACAAGCCCATAAGGACCCACAGCAGGGACATGATAGTCCTCCCCGAGATGGTCGGCATTACGATTCACGTCTACAACGGCAAGGAGTTTGTCCCGATTGAGATAAAGGAGGAGATGATAGGCCACTACCTCGGTGAGTTCGCCCTCACGAGGAAGATAGTCCAGCACGGCTCACCGGGTGTCGGAGCCACCAGGTCCTCGATGTTCGTGGCAATCAAGTGA
- the rplV gene encoding 50S ribosomal protein L22, which yields MSRGRFSYSFQNFDPERMARASGRDLRISPKHSVELLREIRGMMLNDALKYLDDVINLRRPVPMKRFNDSQGHKPGKGFGPGRYPVKVAKAVKKILLNAKNNAEQKGLDVDRLKIIHAAAHRGPVLRGYIPRAFGRATPFNEETTHIEIVVEEIRR from the coding sequence ATGAGCAGGGGCAGGTTTTCCTACTCATTCCAAAATTTTGACCCTGAAAGAATGGCTCGCGCGAGCGGAAGGGACCTCAGGATTTCACCCAAGCACAGCGTCGAGCTCCTCAGGGAGATAAGGGGCATGATGCTCAACGACGCCCTCAAATACCTAGACGACGTCATAAACCTCAGAAGGCCCGTTCCTATGAAGCGCTTCAACGACAGCCAGGGCCACAAGCCGGGCAAAGGCTTCGGTCCCGGTCGCTACCCGGTCAAGGTCGCCAAGGCCGTCAAAAAGATACTCCTCAACGCCAAGAACAACGCCGAGCAGAAGGGCCTCGACGTCGACAGGCTCAAGATAATCCACGCCGCCGCCCACAGGGGTCCGGTCCTCAGGGGTTACATCCCAAGGGCATTCGGAAGGGCCACCCCGTTCAACGAGGAGACGACCCACATAGAGATAGTCGTCGAGGAAATTAGGAGGTGA
- a CDS encoding 30S ribosomal protein S3, producing MAIERYFIKEGVKEMLIDEYLEKELRRGGYGGLDIKKTPLGTKVIIFAASPGYVIGRGGRRIRQLTRILETQFGLENPQIEVEEIKNPYLNAKVQAVRLAQALERGIHFRRAAYSAIRAIMRNGARGVEIRLSGKLTGERAKSVRFYQGYLAKVGNPAETLVSKGYAQALLKLGVIGVKVAIMPPDARLPDEIEVKDIVEEEVSADEAQ from the coding sequence TTGGCTATCGAGAGGTACTTCATCAAGGAAGGCGTTAAGGAGATGCTCATCGACGAGTACCTTGAGAAGGAGCTCAGGAGGGGCGGTTACGGAGGCCTCGACATCAAGAAGACGCCCCTTGGAACCAAGGTCATAATCTTTGCCGCGAGCCCCGGTTACGTTATCGGCAGGGGTGGAAGGAGGATAAGGCAGCTCACGAGAATCCTCGAGACCCAGTTCGGCCTTGAGAACCCGCAGATTGAGGTCGAGGAAATCAAGAACCCCTACCTCAACGCCAAGGTTCAGGCCGTTCGTCTGGCTCAGGCCCTTGAGAGGGGAATCCACTTCAGGAGGGCCGCTTACTCAGCAATCAGGGCTATCATGAGGAACGGTGCTCGCGGTGTTGAGATTAGGCTCAGCGGAAAGCTCACCGGCGAGAGAGCCAAGAGCGTCAGGTTCTACCAGGGCTACCTCGCCAAGGTCGGCAACCCGGCCGAGACCCTCGTCAGCAAGGGCTACGCCCAGGCACTGCTCAAGCTCGGTGTCATCGGCGTTAAGGTTGCAATCATGCCGCCCGACGCGAGGCTTCCGGATGAGATTGAGGTCAAGGACATAGTCGAGGAAGAGGTGAGCGCCGATGAAGCCCAGTGA
- the rpmC gene encoding 50S ribosomal protein L29, translating to MKPSEIREMSIEEIDKKIRELRLELAKERGVLTMGASMENPMVIRNLRRDIARLLTIKKEKLREKR from the coding sequence ATGAAGCCCAGTGAGATTAGGGAGATGAGCATCGAGGAGATAGACAAGAAGATAAGGGAACTCCGCCTCGAGCTTGCCAAGGAGAGGGGCGTGCTCACCATGGGGGCGTCCATGGAGAACCCCATGGTCATTCGCAATCTCAGGCGCGACATCGCGCGCCTGCTTACCATAAAAAAGGAGAAGCTTAGGGAGAAAAGGTGA
- the yciH gene encoding stress response translation initiation inhibitor YciH produces the protein MLFKEVLKEQQRIRVYIERARYGKLKTIIEGIDEKEFDLEDIAKKLKAKLACGGTVKKGRIELQGDHRDRIKKLLGDLGFSEELIEVE, from the coding sequence ATGCTCTTTAAGGAGGTCCTAAAGGAACAGCAGAGGATCAGGGTCTACATCGAGAGGGCCCGCTACGGAAAGCTTAAGACCATAATCGAGGGCATAGACGAGAAGGAGTTCGACCTCGAAGACATAGCAAAGAAGCTGAAGGCGAAGCTGGCATGTGGCGGAACCGTGAAGAAGGGAAGGATAGAGCTCCAGGGCGACCACAGGGACCGTATCAAGAAGTTGCTAGGAGACCTTGGATTTTCCGAGGAGCTCATAGAGGTCGAGTGA
- a CDS encoding ribonuclease P protein component 1, whose product MWRNREEGKDRAPGRPQGPYQEVARRPWIFRGAHRGRVTRKNIVWHELIGLKAKIIRASHPELVGIEGYVLDETRNTLTIGGERVWVVPKDVVEIEFDLGDEKIRINGRDLIGRPEMRLKKRWRK is encoded by the coding sequence ATGTGGCGGAACCGTGAAGAAGGGAAGGATAGAGCTCCAGGGCGACCACAGGGACCGTATCAAGAAGTTGCTAGGAGACCTTGGATTTTCCGAGGAGCTCATAGAGGTCGAGTGACGCGGAAAAACATAGTCTGGCACGAGCTCATAGGCCTCAAAGCAAAGATTATAAGGGCATCTCATCCAGAGCTGGTCGGCATCGAGGGCTACGTCCTTGACGAGACGAGGAACACCCTCACCATAGGTGGGGAGAGGGTTTGGGTCGTTCCAAAGGACGTGGTCGAGATTGAGTTCGACCTCGGCGATGAGAAAATCCGAATCAACGGTCGTGATTTGATTGGAAGGCCCGAGATGAGACTCAAGAAGAGGTGGCGGAAATGA
- a CDS encoding 30S ribosomal protein S17, whose protein sequence is MREIGLRVQPPAEVCNDPKCPWHGNLKIHGRYVEGIVVSDKGKKTVVVERQYYHYLKKYERYELRRSKVHAHNPECINAKTGDKVLIAETRPISKTKSWVVVAVLERAERKEGV, encoded by the coding sequence ATGAGAGAGATTGGATTGAGGGTTCAGCCTCCCGCTGAGGTGTGTAACGACCCCAAGTGCCCTTGGCACGGGAACCTCAAGATACACGGGAGATACGTTGAGGGTATAGTCGTCAGCGACAAGGGTAAGAAGACCGTCGTCGTCGAGAGGCAGTACTACCACTACCTCAAGAAATACGAGCGTTACGAGCTCAGGAGGAGCAAGGTTCACGCCCACAACCCGGAGTGCATTAACGCCAAGACCGGCGACAAGGTCCTCATAGCCGAAACCAGGCCGATAAGCAAGACCAAGAGCTGGGTCGTCGTGGCCGTCCTTGAGAGGGCCGAGAGGAAGGAGGGGGTGTGA
- a CDS encoding 50S ribosomal protein L14: MAKKGAGATRGISPVRPTRALPIGAYLKVADNSGAKVIQIIGVVGYKGTRRRLASAGVGDMVVATVKKGRPDIRHQVVRAVVVRQRKEYRRLDGMRVKFEDNAAAIVTPEGVPRGTEIRGAIAREAAERWVRLGSIASIVL, from the coding sequence ATGGCCAAGAAGGGTGCCGGTGCGACGAGGGGAATCAGCCCCGTCAGGCCGACCCGCGCGCTCCCGATTGGGGCCTACCTCAAGGTCGCCGACAACAGCGGTGCCAAGGTCATTCAGATAATAGGCGTCGTCGGCTACAAGGGAACCAGGAGGAGGCTCGCCTCTGCCGGAGTTGGCGACATGGTCGTTGCGACCGTCAAGAAGGGAAGGCCCGACATAAGGCACCAGGTCGTCAGGGCTGTCGTCGTCAGGCAGAGGAAGGAGTACAGAAGGCTCGACGGCATGCGCGTCAAGTTCGAGGACAACGCGGCCGCGATAGTTACCCCCGAGGGCGTCCCGAGGGGAACCGAAATCAGGGGTGCCATCGCCAGGGAGGCCGCCGAGAGGTGGGTCAGGCTCGGTAGCATAGCGAGCATAGTGCTGTGA
- the rplX gene encoding 50S ribosomal protein L24, which translates to MKLDMKQPRKQRKFLYNAPLHLRNKIMSATLSEDLREKYGVRNLPIRVGDKVRVMRGDFKGKEGKVVEVDLKRYRIHVEGVTQKKTDGTEVYYPLHPSNVMIVDLNLDDERREKIIKRRAE; encoded by the coding sequence ATGAAGCTTGATATGAAGCAGCCGAGAAAGCAGAGGAAGTTCCTCTACAACGCTCCCCTTCACCTTAGGAACAAGATAATGAGCGCGACCCTCAGCGAGGACCTCCGGGAGAAGTACGGCGTCAGGAACCTCCCGATTAGGGTCGGCGACAAGGTCAGGGTCATGCGCGGGGACTTCAAGGGTAAGGAGGGAAAGGTCGTCGAGGTCGACCTCAAGAGGTACAGGATTCACGTTGAGGGAGTTACCCAGAAGAAGACCGACGGAACCGAGGTTTACTACCCGCTCCACCCCTCGAACGTGATGATTGTTGACCTCAACCTCGACGATGAGAGGAGAGAGAAGATAATTAAGAGGAGGGCTGAGTGA
- a CDS encoding 30S ribosomal protein S4e, translating to MARKGPKRHLKRLAAPTAWYIHRKAYKWAVRPSPGPHSMKTSIPLLYIVRDYLGYAKTAREARKILNEGKILVDGRVRKDYKFPVGIMDVVSIPETGEHYRVLPNRIGKLILHPISEEEAKLKPFRIDNKRMVKGAKVQLNLHDGTNHLVSLAEKDAYKTSYTVIMKVPERQIVKILPFEVGAYVFVTQGKNVARKGKIVEVRHFPMGWPDVVTIEDENGELFDTLKEYAFVVGKEEPEISLP from the coding sequence ATGGCGAGAAAGGGTCCGAAGAGGCACCTTAAGAGGCTTGCCGCTCCAACCGCGTGGTACATACACAGGAAGGCCTACAAGTGGGCCGTTCGCCCGAGCCCGGGTCCGCACAGCATGAAGACTTCCATACCGCTCCTTTACATAGTCAGGGACTACCTCGGCTACGCCAAGACCGCTCGTGAGGCTAGGAAGATACTCAACGAGGGCAAGATACTCGTTGACGGTCGCGTTAGGAAGGACTACAAGTTCCCGGTTGGAATCATGGACGTCGTCTCGATTCCGGAAACCGGAGAGCACTACAGGGTTCTGCCCAACAGGATTGGCAAGCTCATCCTCCACCCGATAAGCGAGGAGGAGGCCAAGCTCAAGCCTTTCAGGATTGACAACAAGAGGATGGTCAAGGGCGCGAAGGTTCAGCTCAACCTCCACGACGGAACCAACCACCTCGTTAGCCTTGCCGAGAAGGACGCCTACAAGACCTCTTACACCGTCATCATGAAGGTCCCTGAGAGGCAGATAGTCAAGATACTGCCCTTCGAGGTCGGTGCCTACGTCTTCGTTACCCAGGGTAAGAACGTCGCGAGGAAGGGTAAGATAGTCGAGGTCAGGCACTTCCCGATGGGCTGGCCCGACGTCGTCACCATCGAGGACGAGAACGGCGAGCTCTTCGACACCCTGAAGGAGTACGCCTTCGTCGTTGGTAAGGAGGAGCCGGAGATTTCCCTTCCGTGA
- a CDS encoding 50S ribosomal protein L5 — protein MQINREAILADWEAHPMRKPRIAKLTINIGVGESGERLTKAEKMLQDLVGQKPIRRRAKQTNKDFGIRRGEPIAVKVTLRGKKAYEMLDRLLEAVDRKLSVGNFDEHGNFCFGIQEHINIPGVEYDPEIGIFGMDVCVTLERPGFRVAKRKRQRRKIPTRHKLTKEEGIVFAIEEFKVNVEGL, from the coding sequence ATGCAGATTAACAGGGAGGCTATCCTTGCAGACTGGGAAGCTCACCCGATGAGGAAGCCGAGGATTGCGAAGCTCACCATAAACATCGGTGTTGGCGAGAGCGGTGAGAGGCTTACCAAGGCCGAGAAGATGCTCCAGGACCTCGTCGGCCAGAAGCCGATAAGGAGGCGCGCGAAGCAGACCAACAAGGACTTCGGAATAAGGCGCGGTGAGCCGATAGCGGTTAAGGTCACTCTCCGTGGAAAGAAGGCCTACGAGATGCTTGACAGGCTCCTTGAGGCCGTTGACAGGAAGCTTAGCGTCGGCAACTTCGACGAGCACGGGAACTTCTGCTTTGGAATCCAGGAGCACATCAACATACCGGGCGTCGAGTACGACCCCGAGATAGGTATCTTCGGTATGGACGTCTGCGTCACCCTTGAGAGGCCCGGCTTTAGGGTCGCCAAGAGGAAGAGGCAGAGGAGGAAGATACCGACCAGGCACAAGCTGACGAAGGAAGAGGGTATAGTCTTCGCTATTGAGGAGTTCAAGGTCAACGTGGAGGGATTGTGA
- a CDS encoding 30S ribosomal protein S14, with the protein MAKADYNKRKPRKFGKGARRCMRCGQYGPIIRIHGLMLCRHCFREVAPKLGFKKYE; encoded by the coding sequence ATGGCGAAGGCTGATTACAACAAGAGGAAGCCGAGGAAGTTTGGTAAGGGAGCGAGAAGGTGCATGCGCTGCGGCCAGTACGGCCCGATAATCAGGATACACGGCCTTATGCTCTGCAGGCACTGCTTCCGCGAGGTCGCTCCAAAACTCGGCTTCAAGAAGTATGAGTGA
- a CDS encoding 30S ribosomal protein S8 has translation MTLLDPLANALSHMTNSERVGKKEVYIKPASKLIGEVLRVMQENGYIGEFEFIDDGRAGIYRVQLIGKINKAGAIKPRFPVKARDYEYWEKRFLPAFEFGILIVSTSQGVMTHKEAREKGIGGRLIAYVY, from the coding sequence ATGACTCTGCTTGACCCGCTTGCGAACGCTCTCTCCCACATGACCAACAGCGAGAGGGTTGGAAAGAAGGAGGTCTACATAAAGCCCGCCTCGAAGCTCATCGGTGAGGTTCTCAGGGTTATGCAGGAGAACGGCTACATCGGCGAGTTCGAGTTCATAGACGATGGAAGGGCAGGCATCTACCGCGTTCAGCTCATCGGCAAGATAAACAAGGCAGGAGCGATTAAGCCGAGGTTCCCGGTCAAGGCCAGGGACTACGAGTACTGGGAGAAGAGGTTCCTTCCGGCCTTCGAGTTCGGAATCCTCATAGTGTCCACCTCCCAGGGCGTTATGACCCACAAGGAGGCCCGTGAGAAGGGCATCGGCGGAAGGCTGATAGCCTACGTCTACTGA